The window CTGGCTGGGCTGCTCCATCCGTGACGATGGTTGGTGCAAGGGTAACCGGTCCGAGCTTGCGGGTTCCATGCTTGCCTGGACTGTGGTCTTATGATCATGGCCAAGGGCCCCAAAGCATGCAAGAGTGACAACTATTATGGTAAGACTAAGTCTTCATTCATTTGTGGCAACTTGGCGAAGGTAACAGAGGCACTGATCAAATAGGTGATGAAGCGCAGCGTGGAAGTCGAGAGCTGTGAGGTACGTAAGAGAATACGTGGCGATAGTACAATAGGCGTAGGCGAAGACGTGGCCAGTAAAGTGATGAAGATGATCCTGCGACGTGGTCGAGCTCTGGCTGGCTTAAGTACGTCAGTGATGATGATTTCTGACACCCGTTGCTGCTCTGCCCATCTGGTACTGAACCTGTGATTGGGTGACAGACACACCCATCCACCTGCCTAGCACTGGGCCCGACAGAGCCCAGgaagaaacagaaaaatattgaatggaACGTCCATCGTTAGAAGTGTGGTTTGTTTTGCTGTCGACGCCGCATAAAAACTATGTAACGTGCAGGTTACAAAATccgcagaaaaaaaattgaaacaatCTTTGCAGTGATTATTCTAAAAGGTTATTACGGGCTTGAAAAAATTACCACTCAAGAGTTTACCTGCAGAAGATTGCCTGATGGTGAGTACTGTTTGATGCAGTGTCCATATGGACCATTACCCACATCTGTGATCCAGATAGTTGGGTTTGACACAGCATCTGCTAAAAATATACCATGGGGCATCTCTAAGGTAGTTGTATTCCAGGACATGAGGAAATCGCCTTCTGTTGTAAACACTAGCACCTTGGGCACATTGTCACCTATGGAGGAGAAACATAGAAGACTCATCATTTATTCAATCGTCCAAGAGGCTTTTGATATTGGAAAGTACAGTGCCCGTGTAGTCCTgtaggttgtggtgttcaaaaagttcccaaatggtgtggggaaaaacagtcctgcagctgagataGGGCATCTTCAGGCCGTTTTTATTCTTAAATCCAAACAGGTAAGAACCAGGAACAAGCAATATAATTGGTggaaaaattaaattccaatgaaatcataaaacattaatgtttgtttttgaagaatgttgttaatgttgttgtttgaattgtTAATGTTGCGTTTATGAGCAGTGTTAATGTGTTCGTGTTTGTGTTGCCTACTGTTAGCTGCCTCTGGTTGCCCTGCGTTTCAACACGTAGATTTAGtatgtttgttattttaaaacaataataataattttcttgTAATGTTCTCAAATTTTAGTGTTTATCACATCTTTcacacaaaattgggacacttttaccaattttaaaggatATAGTTGGTAGTGGTGTGAGGATCGTGGAACggattagagaatttacatatagagtactgctctacttacaaaatgttcaagttccataaaaaagttctggaaccaattaatttcgtaggTAGATCTACGACTGTAAGCCCCCTGTAGACTACATACCAAGGTGTGGAAAATCCCATTCCTTCCACATCCAGTTTCAGCACCCCCCTTCTGACAGTATAAAGGTTATTGTAAAATTTTTCCGCGCATTCGTGATTGACTACAGCCATTGTCTGTAACTCACTTctctcatctcaatttctgaactgctttatcctcattagggtcgtggggggcgctggaacctatcccagctgactccgggccagaggcaggtgacaccctgaatctacggtcctttggagtgtccaggacactgctgaggactttctaCCACACTGTGGTGaaatctacagtgttttatgcagtggtctattggggatgcgggagcacggagagggacaggaacaggctgaataagctggtcaggagggccagctctgttctgggctgtcctttggactctgtggaggaagtgggagagcggaggatgctgaccaggatgatgtccatcatggacagcacctctcACCCCCtacatgagtctgtggagtctctccgaagctctttcagcaatagactgctgcaccctcattgcaggaagaagcggatccttcctcccattagctgtcaggctcttgattaaaaaatgtgttatactgtatatatatatatgtatatatatgtatatatatgtatgtatatatgtataatgtatatgtatatatatatatatatatatatatatatatatatatatatatatatatatatatatatatatatatatatatatatatatatatatatatatatatatatatatatatatatatatatatatatatatatatatatatatatatatatatatatatatacatctttatttatttattaacttacttattgcctatctatttatgtctaaaaggcctttcctatttctgcatcctcaccctcttgctactgtgacaacaacaaaatttcccgaatacgggatgaataaagttatccaatccaatcggtggccagtcgatccCAGGACAcgatgagacggacaaccatgcagactcacaccgatacctaggggcaatttagagtgtccaatcagcctaccatgcatgtttttggaatgtgggaggaaaccggagttcccGGAGGAGACCCATGCAAGCTTGTGTAGAACATCCAAACCCTACATAGcaggacgtgacctggatttgaacccaggacccaagagttgcgaggccaatgcgctaaccactcgcttcacTAGGCCACCCAAACCCAGAGACtcgcagaagtttattggttcgtattcgccgaaatatcccatgttgaagccgtcaaaaaaataatggcatttgcacattgcacaacatgcaagtgCGACATGCAAGTGCTTACATATGCTGGAATTACGCACGTAGAAGGACCCGAACACAaagattaatttattttcatgatgctgtacttttttaatagtttgcaaaaacacaatatttcaattaatgtaaaaacatgatataaACAGTTTGCTTTAAATTTTACttggcttgtttttttcttttttacattttatatcgattttaGGGGAATCACATTCACTCCGGAAACACTCAGGAAATGGGACAAAGGTACTCCTGAAACGGGGTGGACCGAGGTTGGCGGCTCTGAGAGTGTAACCTGAATTTGTCATAGTGTTGTAATGacagtttattttatattttgcttcaaaatattttgtgggTCGCCATCTGCACACCCAAGTAGTGGTCTGAAAGTGTCCATATGACATTAGGGTGAAATGCATATTTACTTTGAGTGAGCCAAAAATCTAGTGTGTGAGTGGGAAGGGGCAATGCAGGGTTGCTTAACTGTCTGACCTCCACCCTGAAAATCTCCAAGTATGGCCTTGAGTGCACAACAAAATAGGCTTGCAAATGATGCttaaattttaagaaaataaggTTACAGATTGacaaattgagattttttttgttgaggatTTTCTTCTGTAGGCTGCCACACTTTCACTCAGATACACTACTCCAGGGTCCTTGAGGGCCccaatccagtctgttttcgaTACCtgaatgaaatgatcaacaaatcagcaagctgtccagaagcttgctCATGAtcttgattatttgattcaggtgtgttggtggaggaagacttggaaaacagactgaataGAGGCCCTCGAGAACCGAGTTGGAGACCCCTGCACTAGTCAGCAGCAGTCAGCCGTCGGGCCATGGCATATGTGCTAATCGTACATAGACGCAAGAGGGCGCTGTTTGGTATTTTAAGCACCGGATCAAAATCAAGGGTATGTActatatcaggggtggccaaccagtcagagaccaagagccacattttttaccgtgttaccgcaaagagccacatttttttactgtgttaccgcaaagagccacatcacacagatttattgtaaatgtcacacaccagcatagtaatgacataaattgactcctacagtactaacagcacaggccagtcattatcaacaatgaacattgtgtgtgcactgtctcacacagacaaactctcagttcaaccaagtccacaaacaaaaatataataatttacaatagcgtttttctttttctatgcatgttacttagtgggacttctgtcataaaatcagcgcctatttttgcgcaacattcgctccttgtgagctgtcatttattatgaatggcttttcgctagttaaaagccattcataataaatgacagctcacaaggagcgaatgttgcgcaaaaataggcgctgattttatgacagaagtcccactaagtaacatgcatagaaaaagaaaaacgctattgtaaattattatatttttgtttgtggacttggttgaactgagagtttgtctgtgtgagacagtgcacacacaatgttcatgcgaggcagaccaaggcgagagtgctcagccgggagcagccaataggagagcgaggtgtacacccacgtggtgggcgaactagcgcgcccaccacgtgggtgtacacctcgctctcctattggctgctcccggctgagcactctcgccttggtctgcctcgcagggggtgtggctttttcagccgacgctcgatctttgggatactttttgtgtgcgcgacgccgttcattgtcgcttctggttcacgggagctctcccactctgttaaaaacgtttactcaaatgaccttgctcctactgggaaactttgaggtattttcatcccaagcacatccgcattggacgaaaataccgtattgaactcaagcgaagcgcacacgcaaaaaaaaataaaacacaaatacaaactttgatatggacgtaagagccgcatgaaaccgggcaaagagccgcatgcggctcgcgagccgcgggttggccacccctgtactaTATACTACAGTAATGCCCAAACAAAAAGTATTATACCTAGAATATTCAATCTAATGTTTTTAactgccattttttgttttaaataacattttttattgattgctACCCACCCtatagtttttttctctccatatttagaattttgagatgccttgttttttaaaggttcactcgcctgacttcggtgtggggGGCGCGGGCTccattcccgctggtggtggtatgattgtgatgAGTGcgtatggtcgtttgtctctatTTGTGCGTGATGgttaactggcgaccagtctagggtgtcgtctgcctttcaccccaagtcagctgggttgggctccagcaacccacacaaccattttaaggatgtgtggtatggaagatgaattaatgaatttagAATCCTGCGTTTAAGCACCTTTGGACTAAAGGAGGCCAGTTCTTAAAACTGAGAAAATGATATAATGAAGGCCAATTGcataaaacatatatacacaagtgCTGAATGaagtttcagaaataaatctatataaatgtacttttatatCCATAATGATGAGTTTTTTCCCAAACTAATATACATTAAACGGATAACAATCACCTCGAATCCAATCATGACCAGTGAAACGGAGTAAAAACAGGGGTGTTCTTTTgtagaaaatattaatttgccATTGATTTATAGACATTAAATCCATTCCAACTATGAAGCCTACCAGTGAGCGATTATGTTTTGCTGCCCTTGAGGGCAATAGgtgtccaattcaatttgacaCCAATCATTAGATCAGTTCTctctgtcaaaatgaattggacgtttacAGTCATCAATGACCGCCAATgagaaaacacttaaaaataaatacatcacactttttttctagtCTTCTGAAAATGACGTGATTGGTCCCGATATCCGATCACATGATCAGATCGCGGACATCCCCGCAATCCGTAAATATACATGTTGCTACAATAATGAATTTACCTCGCTGTGCCACATACACTACACCAGCGTACGTATTGACTGCAACTCCAAACACAGCCCCCGAAAAATGTTCAGGGTTTCTGGGCCAATTCAGGTCTAATTTGTACAGTGGTCTGTCTAGAAGTTGGTGGTCCTGAATGATGATAGCCTTGAAAGCAGCTTGCTGAGGGTTAAAAACGCTGTACAGCACTATCATTAGAAGGAAGAATGAACCCATAACGGGCAAAATCGTACACATATAGCTTTTCATTGACATCCAAGGAGCGACGCAGACAATACACATAAGCGTTCTTACATACAGTATTGATCGACCAAAAGAGACGGTTCGGTATTGATCCGATAGCTAATAAGTCATCGTTTACTTCCTGGTGTGTACACAAAGCTGGATCAAATTCTAGGGCCGTTTGATAAAACCCCGTGGCATTGGTTTTCCGCCTAGAcaataaaagacaaatacaaaatatataaataacacaTAACTATCACGATGTCTTGATTCTATTTGGGAATTTTCCATATATAGCATTTGTCCAATAATAATATGCTCGAACCTCTCTTTTATCTCAAAATATTCCTTATCTgtacattttcttatttattacaaaaacatttctatttccGGTAACAGTCTATGACGCGTTACGCTGAGTCGTCGGTGGAGGCGACTCTGCCACAAATATCTTCTACTCGTAATTTTGTTCGTATTTCTTAATCAGTTTGAATGACAGTCTTAGAGGGACAAGTACACCACCCTTCATGTAGTGAAAATCATCGACGAATTGGCTGCATGGAGGTCGTTGACAGTCCACTAAATCTCGTAAGTTTATGTCATGATGTTGCAATATTAGGCTAACGTTACAGTAGATTTCAAAGGTAAGCTACATTAGCTTCTCTCTTCTGGGAGCGTTTGCATGCTGTGTAAATCTAAGATCTCGGCATTGCATTCAACATAATCTTACTTTTATAAATTAATTGTGCAGCTTGGTTATATATAAAGTTTTTGATGTTGCTCTATCTGTTTGCGATGAGTAGATCGCATTCTTACCCCCCGCGCTGATTACAGTCACGTAGTTAAAACATTAATTCacatgagaaaaatatttttctagctGTGCCTTTTCGACAtgccatttattaaaataataatagttttcTTGTTAATTAGCTGATTATTCGGCGCCCTGATATGAATTTTAATAGTTGTCCAGAAATAGCTTGCGGCTAAGTATTAACCAGACTTCTCCAAAACACAactaactaccgtattttcacgactataaggcgcacttacaagtcttaaattttctccaaaatagacaatgcgtcttataatccagtgcgccttatatatggaaaaacaaaaccaaaaacgaaaaaccaccattgtcggatattaaaaaaaacacaaacgcctgaactgaaacaatactgttaaatatgcagatgccatcttagtttacaaaatcttccatcatatagctcctcccccactgcaagattttataccaaaaaatccaaaacatcaacaatggctggctctagaggtgactgtgtagtgagtgcttcatacctggaagtcaatagcaattacagtgttttcacgactataaggcgcacttaagtcttaaattttctccaaaatagacagtgcgccttataattcagtgcgccttataattcagtgcgccttataatacagtgcgccttataatacagtgcgcctctatatggaaaaaaatgtcattcattgagggtgcgctttataatgcggtgcgccttatagtcgtgaaaatacggtacttgattTTATAAATCAAGAAATTCCCCCAAAGCAACCCCGATGAGGCATACCTACATAATGAAGATCATTTCACTCAAAAATGTTGAAGCTGATACAAAGAGTGCAGAGCAGTAATCAAGGTGAAAGGGctgctacttaaaaaaaactacagtatgaaacaatgttttcagttcattttaccttttttaagtACACGTTTCCACATGTGTTCGTTCATAGCGTTTATCCTTTTAGTGAGGATCTACAATGtgaatagtcatgaaaataaagtagtcatacctctacttatggatgcctctaggtatgaaagtttcaggttaAATGCAAATACGTGACTCAATATACAAAAACGATCAACGTTTcgaaatctcccaaaaagtaaatgcattttcttatccattactttattttgaattccccttctTAAGAAATTAAAAgctacaaatgcaacgtggcacttATTTTCTCActcagggcacacgtaaaagtctaaaatgtactacaaagtggacaccTTTTGTCCCTGGTAGAATGGGCTCTTGCCCCCACCTGGCGGACATAACCGGATATTACATCTATAATGGTCGCAGAGGAAGGTGTTTCAGCGGCAcaggacacattttcatatgcttttgtctattttaagacttaaataaataatttccttagaattttctcatttttgtgtgcttCCTCACACCTTTCATACAAATTGGGACACTTCGACCATTTAAAAGGGTTTAGtttgtagttgtgtgaggaccaggGAACAATTTCTaaaatttggattggataactttattattCCCGTATTTGTGAAATTTTATTATGACAGCAGCAGGAAAGTGGGAATGCAGATACAGCAAAggcatataaagtacacttacTTATGGAATTTTCAAGTTTAggaaaaagtcttggaaccaattaatttcgtaagtagaggtatgactataatTTATTGAATATACATAACTCTACTGTCCTCAAAAGTTGAAATTTGGAAGTTGAAAGCGTTGATTTCTTCCCTACTTACCTCCCTCTAAAAGTGTTGAACACAGTTGCATTTGGTGGTTTCCATACCTGTGAACTTCTacgtgtttcccgtattttataagtatttttatcatttaaaattgtgtacaccgtataacaacttttgcacattttttttaagtgatttttttgtaaaacctattttggctctaatccggattgtcTCGGTCACTAGCAGTAAGAAAAAGTAatcgtcgactgctaatatgtcatgctttaagcattaTTTGCGCACGCGCATTTCCCTTTCACTCGTCCACCTTTTCACTTTATAAAAATAGTGCGTCATTGAGCGatgtacccaaacagtcaaACTGTAAGCGTCATGCAACAACATCTACAGAATTGTGAATGTTGTGCATATCAAAGGCTCACCGACTGATTTGGCACTATGTCCACTTTGGGAaaatttttagactttttaatGCATCCTATCTGAGTCAATATGTGCCGTGTTGCATTTGTGCGATATACAGACggtcccctacttacgaacgagctacgttccgagcgcttgtaCAAAAGTTGAATTAGTTGGTaggttgattcagtgctatattttgtattataatttatgtttaaggcctatatacgtatattgaaggtttatataggTGCATTTGTATGCTTAaagcttgtataagtaaccagcattggtttgtactgaaaaaaacattaaataaaatggagagaatacattcagtactgtatacatacattagaggggtggagagagagatttactagaaactggcaaaaagaagctatctaatgacgattggagttttcttctttttttcatcataaatgcggtagcactgaatggcatcattcaattgatttgcaacctttgtgcaacgttcaatatttgggtcctgctgctcgatctttctgtttataaatggtactgacggtcgaacgattcaagttatattcccgtgcaacactcaccactttctcacgcgcatcaagcttctttattattgccactttcgtttcaaatgaactTGGAATTTTAAGAGTTTATTGAGCCAAAACAATTCATAGAattgcgtgtttgtgtgtgtgaatgtttttgtaaatCCTCAGGCCCATCAGCAGAGCAGGCAGGCAGATCGTTTGGTTGCTGTTGGAAAATATGAAGAGGCGATTTCCTGTCATGGCAAAGCAGCAGGTAAGTTGTTTGGATCTTGGGTATATCTGTCAGTGATGCTTCAAGTGAGAACTGGGCAAAGAaacgataatgataataattggcaaatatttttttgtcaacaataatactaataacCTTCATTGAATTCCAAAAATTTAAACTGCTATTAGACCACCCGAACACCACTTAGAACCGGGGTGCTGATGCAATGGGAACGCTAGTGTTAGACCAATGTTCATTAGCCAAAGAACATGGTAAGGAACAAACGGTACTCTGTCGATTCGCCAAAAGACGTTTGGGCGACTGACGTTTGAGAGCCGGACAGCTCGCCGCCCGGAGGTTTGGTGTCCAGATAATTGACCGACCTGAGGTTTTGGCATCCGGACGTTTGGGGGACGGCGGTTTCGCTGTCGCGGGATTCGCGTGCTCACCCCGCCCCCGAATCGTGCGTGTACactgtcaacctcggcccgcgggccatttcTGGCCCGGCCCGTTAGGTTTAAAAATCCTaatgggccgtatatggcccgcgggccgaggttgacacATTTGTAAACACACAATCCGAGGGCGAGCGTGCGAATCCAGCAGCAGCGAAACCTCCgccgcccaaacgtccggtcggctaactatccaGACGCCCAAACTTCTGGGCGGCGAGCTGTCCGGCGcccaaacgtctttcggcgattCGACTGGCCACGGGAACAAACTGTTATTTTTAGCATGGTTTGCTATAGAGTGGCTAACACAGCATAAACGCAAAAGTACTACTATAACACAGCCAAAATGAGCGATAATGAGATGGACAACAGCAAGCTGACCCACTAAAAAATCCAACCAAAGTCTCcgtcattttctttctttttttaaatgcctcctAAACACAAACTGCACCCTTATTGAAAATGTTCTTAACATATTTTAACCCACTATCCTCATTTGAAGACAGCCTGTAAttcttttcttacttgatatcaagaAGTTTCCCCATTTTACGCAAATGTTATGAAAACGTTGCAAAAACAACTTCACTGGAATTTCTGGAGTTTACACGGACAAGTAACGCAAACTCCGGGGTTCCTGACAACCTCCATAAATTctggaaatccccaaaaattgttgcttgaattttatttaaacaatcattttgggaaatgtattcattcaatgACCAAATTTAAACAGTCTGCTTGCCAATGAAGATACCTTCAGTTGAGTATTTCATTTACTTTATATTTCACTGCAAATTTTTGTTTGCAACACCGACCCGACCTACTCATAGATCCAAGTGAATTCTCCCTGGcgttgtcttttttatttgtttaattgccTCGTACCTGTGCATAGAGCAGCCgtattgaaaatgtccttaacccaCTGTCACTCAATATTTCTCAACACCCTGtcttaaaatataaatactaaaatgaaggaaaataaaatgaatttgctTAATCACTTATGTTACGTAAGGTTGGTTTCTTTTGGTGCTTTCCCTCATGATTAACACCAGTCCTTACGCTTAGGCAATCtaactttttaattcattttgatttgacTTTACAGGACTTTGAAATACTGGCAGCGTGTGAGACATTTTTAGTGTCCCAAATTTATCAAGGTTTCTTTGCCTGTGATTTCCCTCTGTCCTTTCGTAAAAGAAAGAATTAACATAACATTGTGGTAGTCTTTAAAGGGTAGTGAAAATTTGGTCTTGAAAGTgcctaaaaatgattaaatttgaATATGGAAAAATGTGTATGAATCCTGGacttaaaataacattatttatatttatttttatccacAACAAGACTGTTTTGTTCCATAGATATAATTAGTTGTTAAGAACTGTGGAGAGACAGtgaaagtagtagtagaagtgtaTATACAGTGAAGCGTCGTATAGCGCAGTTAATGAAGACCTATCTATATCGAAAAATCCTGGAGCAAGGTCACCTCTATTATAACTACCTTATTTTTGGTGCTGaatcctagtagcaagcggaagacgggagtggcttccgcttgcgagtttcagcgtggattttcacatttttatgaacttaaaaaaaatgtgaaaaagggAATTCACTATAAGTGAAGTTGCGATAATCAAGGGAAGACTACTTATGTATAGattttatattgcatttttttagatgTACAAATGCAGCCAAATGACACATTAGAAAATCTGTATTTTGTTATTatcaatgaaaaatgtataatttggaATATGGTCTCTTTCGCAGAGCTTCTGACAGACGCAATGAAGAGAACTGAATGTAAACAGGTGGGCGCTTCTTCTTTCTGTCGTgttctgtgtttgtgtttttgttgttcttgtcaAATCGCATGAATAATTTGAACCACAGATGTCTCAAGTCGATCAAGTGATTGGAATAAGATGTAAATCAGCAATTTTAGGACAATATATCAATTCTTCGGACGCCGAAATGATGTGAGGTTTTGTACGATTTTCTCCAAACCACCACTATTTGTAAATTTTCGCCAAAAATCTGTTGATCTGCTCTGGTTGCCATTTGAGTATGTTAAGTTCTCCAAAAGTTATCCTTAGAAGAACAAGAGCCCTTCGCACTGAcgttttttacaattttaataaaagaaATTCTGGCATTTGAatgacaagcatttttttttaaaaagacgtAAAGACAATATTGATATATCTTTAGCATTTTGGTTGATTTGTCTAGAATGTTGCTTAACCCATTAATGTAAAATTTCACTTCATTGTATTATCACACCCcaacgtaaaaaaaacatggttacaCCTCTGGCTCTTAGATCAATGTGCCCGTATAATTTTGACAATGACGTCAGAACTAAAATATTCCTGCTTGTGTAGGTTGTATCAGGAAGGGCAAACGGCCTAAAACTTGGGCCCACTCTCTGACGATAATTCTATGGTTTTGTTGTGGCTACAACCCCAAAAGTACACCCGAATATcagaataatcaataataataatttaaaactgGATTATTTTGGCTCATATGCCACCGCGCCTCTCCTGGCTCTATCACAGCTGCACGTTAAGACGAAGGCTTGCGCAAGAATCATTACCGGAGCCATCGCCACCACCCCGTTGCGGCACAGGAATTTAGGCTGAAAAGCGGAGCCACAGCTAGCCGAGGGAGGCGCAGATTATTCTTACGTTCTGAAGTAACTTTCCAGGTGACCAGTCTCAAATTTGTGAAAGCATGAGTTCAAATAACACCTTGAAACTATGGTTTAATTTAATGTTCATCTGGTGTTTGCAGGCCCATGTGTCTATTGAGTTGCAGAGGGACACGCATATCAAGCAGCAGCATCTTATTCAAGAGCGCTGGAAACGAGAAGCCCGTCGGGAGGCCACAAAAGCCCGACCTGGCTTAGGACCGCTATCAAACTGCCCTACGCTTCTCATACCATCACTGTCGGGAGATCAGAATCAGCCCCAAGTCTCCCAAAAATCCTCCGCTGTAGCATGTGGAGATGGAGGAGCTACTGAGCGAGAATATGACACCCTTCTCTACCAGCTTCAAACTCGGCAAGCTGGAGGCCACCAAAGTTTGACACCTTGCCCTGGCTTAAAAATCAGCAAAGATGATAAAACTCGCTTGGAAGAACAACAGACCACAATTGAAGACTTAAGGCATCTCATCAACCATCTGATGGATGAGAACCAGCGACTCACCACTGAGAATGAAAGGCTACAATCGGAAAATGCACGATTACGTGCTGAGGCCACAGACTTGGTGGGGCGCTCTGAGCTCTGGGTACTTCCTCAGCCTGGTGGAGACTTAGCG is drawn from Stigmatopora nigra isolate UIUO_SnigA chromosome 18, RoL_Snig_1.1, whole genome shotgun sequence and contains these coding sequences:
- the nrbf2b gene encoding nuclear receptor-binding factor 2b; the protein is MEVVDSPLNLAHQQSRQADRLVAVGKYEEAISCHGKAAELLTDAMKRTECKQAHVSIELQRDTHIKQQHLIQERWKREARREATKARPGLGPLSNCPTLLIPSLSGDQNQPQVSQKSSAVACGDGGATEREYDTLLYQLQTRQAGGHQSLTPCPGLKISKDDKTRLEEQQTTIEDLRHLINHLMDENQRLTTENERLQSENARLRAEATDLVGRSELWVLPQPGGDLATGDKRERKSTGKGKEIAIPQLPPLEMPAQEDLCLEDLPPVELPEDIKNELQELLDKEKL